A portion of the Algisphaera agarilytica genome contains these proteins:
- the guaB gene encoding IMP dehydrogenase, translating to MEPKILSDGITFDDVLLLPARSDVVPNQTDTSTRLTRNIRLNIPVLSSPMDTVTESALAIALAQQGGLGVIHKNLSIEDQVREVTKVKRSANGVITDPVTLPPEAPASEVRRLMNEQKISGVPVTLDGTSRGKVVGIVTRRDMMFLTDDATPLHEVMTKDRLVTASPETTLEKAETILNTNKVEKLLLIDNDGRLTGLITMGDIAKQDAFPLACRDDRGRLRVGAAVGVHQMDRVDALIGAEVDVIIVDSAHGHSGNVMDTVRAIKARYTIDVIAGNIATEQGARDLIEAGADAVKVGIGPGSICTTRIVSGVGVPQVTAIFNACRAASEADIPVIADGGIRHSGDITKAIAAGASLVMLGSLFAGLDESPGDLVIHHGRRYKTYRGMGSQGAMLAGSADRYSQKGVTKKDKLVPEGVEGRVPYRGPLSDFVYQMVGGLKAGMGYCGTQTIDDLREHGQFVRVSGATLAENHPHDISITRESPNYTVEVRDSP from the coding sequence ATGGAACCCAAGATCCTCTCCGACGGAATCACTTTCGACGACGTGCTCCTGCTGCCCGCCCGCAGCGACGTCGTCCCCAACCAGACCGATACTTCCACCCGGCTGACCCGGAATATCCGGCTCAATATCCCCGTGCTGTCCTCGCCCATGGACACCGTGACCGAGTCGGCCCTGGCCATCGCCCTCGCCCAGCAGGGCGGCCTCGGCGTGATCCACAAGAACCTGTCCATCGAGGACCAGGTCCGCGAGGTCACCAAGGTCAAACGCTCGGCCAACGGCGTCATCACCGACCCAGTCACCCTGCCCCCCGAGGCCCCCGCCTCCGAGGTCCGGCGGCTGATGAACGAGCAGAAGATCTCCGGCGTGCCCGTCACCCTCGACGGCACCTCCCGCGGCAAGGTCGTGGGCATCGTCACCCGTCGGGACATGATGTTCCTCACCGACGACGCCACGCCGTTGCACGAGGTCATGACCAAGGACCGCCTGGTCACCGCGTCGCCGGAGACCACGCTCGAAAAGGCCGAGACCATCCTCAACACCAACAAGGTCGAGAAGCTCCTGCTGATCGACAACGACGGCCGCCTCACCGGACTGATCACCATGGGCGACATCGCCAAGCAGGACGCGTTCCCCCTGGCGTGCCGCGACGACCGCGGCCGGCTGCGGGTCGGGGCCGCCGTGGGTGTGCACCAGATGGATCGGGTCGATGCCCTGATCGGGGCCGAGGTGGATGTCATCATCGTCGACTCGGCCCACGGCCACAGCGGCAACGTCATGGACACCGTCAGGGCGATCAAGGCCCGCTACACCATCGACGTGATTGCCGGCAACATCGCGACCGAGCAGGGGGCCCGCGACCTCATCGAGGCCGGGGCCGATGCGGTCAAGGTCGGCATCGGCCCGGGGTCGATCTGCACCACCCGCATCGTCTCGGGCGTCGGCGTCCCGCAGGTCACCGCGATCTTCAACGCGTGTCGTGCCGCCAGCGAGGCCGACATCCCCGTCATCGCCGACGGTGGCATCCGCCACTCCGGCGACATCACCAAAGCCATCGCCGCCGGTGCTTCACTGGTCATGCTCGGCAGCCTCTTCGCCGGTCTGGATGAATCGCCCGGCGACCTGGTGATCCACCACGGCCGACGCTACAAGACCTACCGCGGCATGGGCAGCCAAGGCGCGATGCTCGCGGGCTCGGCCGACCGCTACTCGCAGAAGGGCGTCACCAAGAAGGACAAGCTCGTCCCCGAGGGCGTCGAGGGCCGCGTGCCCTACCGCGGCCCGCTCAGCGATTTCGTCTACCAGATGGTCGGCGGCCTCAAGGCGGGCATGGGCTACTGCGGCACGCAGACGATCGACGACCTGCGTGAGCACGGCCAGTTCGTCCGGGTCAGCGGCGCCACCCTCGCCGAGAACCACCCCCACGACATCAGCATCACCCGCGAAAGCCCCAACTACACGGTCGAGGTCCGAGATTCGCCGTAA
- a CDS encoding type II secretion system protein codes for MQRQKGFTLIELLVVISIIALLIGILLPALGAARRTARQMANNTQLRGIHQGFVTFAQSNKKGGNDGYFPVLDGSGDLVDFDVANNTTPNSDGYGGQAIGSQRDVVAKMLNGNFFTPDYVLNPADSGATEVAVDDPVARTNYSYAMLDLGDNSGLNVGDAPAVTTAGGTRAIEWKETLNTAAIIIADLNTGNDATAGTDISSVWTELDSGDWRGGVTRNDNSTSFETTAEFEQTKYGNAQAVDNDNIFSNAGGTDNEDYTNGGAANSNAALKLEQEDGDYYNMRG; via the coding sequence ATGCAACGTCAAAAAGGTTTTACCCTCATCGAACTGCTGGTCGTGATCTCGATCATCGCCCTGCTCATCGGCATCCTTCTGCCGGCCCTCGGTGCGGCTCGTCGTACCGCCCGTCAGATGGCTAACAACACGCAGCTGCGTGGTATCCACCAAGGTTTCGTCACCTTCGCCCAATCCAACAAGAAGGGTGGTAACGATGGTTACTTCCCCGTCCTGGACGGCTCGGGCGACCTGGTTGACTTCGACGTCGCCAACAACACCACCCCCAACTCGGACGGTTACGGCGGCCAAGCCATCGGCAGCCAACGTGACGTCGTCGCGAAGATGCTCAACGGCAACTTCTTCACCCCCGACTACGTGCTCAACCCCGCCGACTCGGGCGCGACCGAAGTGGCTGTGGACGACCCCGTGGCCCGCACCAACTACTCGTACGCCATGCTCGACCTGGGCGACAACTCGGGCCTGAACGTTGGTGATGCTCCCGCTGTGACCACCGCCGGTGGTACCCGTGCGATCGAGTGGAAGGAAACCCTCAACACCGCCGCCATCATCATCGCCGACCTCAACACCGGCAACGACGCGACCGCCGGTACCGACATCAGCTCGGTCTGGACCGAACTGGACTCCGGCGACTGGCGTGGTGGTGTGACCCGCAACGACAACTCGACCTCGTTCGAAACCACCGCTGAGTTTGAGCAAACCAAGTACGGCAACGCTCAAGCGGTTGACAACGACAACATCTTCTCCAACGCTGGTGGTACCGACAACGAAGACTACACCAACGGTGGTGCGGCCAACTCGAACGCCGCTCTGAAGCTCGAGCAAGAAGATGGCGACTACTACAACATGCGTGGCTAA